TTTTTGAGGTATCACATTGTTAAGCCTCTACGCTTTTTCCAAAGTGTTGGGACAGAAGAAATGGCTAAGACCCGACTCGCTGCCTTAATGGTTGGTAGTTTGCGTCGTATACTTGGACAGGTGCCTCTCGGGACGATGCTATCTAAAAAACGTGAAGACATTATGGATCAGATTCAGCAAGAGGTGAATACGGCTGCTCAACAGTTTGGGCTCTCTGTGACAGATGTTCGAATAAAGCGTGCTGACCTTCCTAAAGCTAATAGTGAAGCAATATATGCCAGGATGAATAGTGAGCGCGAACGTGAAGCAAAGGAGTTTAGGGCCCAAGGGATGGAAATTTCTGAGGTTATTAAGGCACGTGCTGAACGAGAGCAAACTGTCATTCTGGCTGAAGCCGAGAGGGATGCACAAATTCTTCGAGGAGAGGGTGATAAAAAATCTGTTGAGGTTTATGGTAAGTCTTTCGGAAAAGATCCAGACTTCTTCGAGTTTTATCGCAGTATGGAAGCTAATAAAGCTGCTCTTGGAAATGACAAGACAACCTTTGTGCTATCTCCTCAGAGTGATTTCTTTAAGTACTTCGGAACTTCTAAGAAGGGAAATCGCCGGTAACTGTATAATAATATAAAAATAATTGGTGTATATGATGGGCTTAAAGCTTTACAGATTTTTAGGTGTCGTTTTTTGTTTTGCCATGTTGGTTTTCGATGTTTGTGCGGCAGACAGACCACAGAGCTTTGCAAAAACAGCGGAAAGGGCTTTGCCCACGGTTGTCAATATTTCAACTAAGCATATGTCACGAGCAGCCATGGCTGACATGAAAAACTTACCTCAATTTGGCCATCTTGGAGATTTACTGAAAGAGTTTTTGGAGTTTCACCATAGTCGTCCTCGTGAAATCAGTTCGTTGGGCTCCGGATACATTGTTGACCCGAAGGGGTATGTTGTTACGAATCGTCATGTCATTGCGAAGGCAGATGAGATTACAGTTATTCTTAATGATGGGTCAGAGCATGATGCTAAGATCATTGGCGTTGATTCCAGAACAGATGTAGCGGTTTTAAAAATTGAACCCGAAAAGCCTCTCCCAAGCATTGAATGGGGAAATTCTACAGAAGCGCGCGTGGGGGATTGGATTCTTGTCATCGGGAATCCATTTGGTTTGGGAGGGACCGTAACAGCAGGAATTATATCTTCACGGGCTCGGGATATTTCTTCACAGGCTGGAGATATTGCTCTTACCAAATACGTGGACAACATGATCCAAACTGATGCGGCGATCAACTTGGGGAATTCTGGGGGCCCCATGTTTGATATGAATGGTAATGTAATAGGAATGAATGTTGCTATCTTTTCGCCTTCAGGTGGAAACGTAGGAATTGGCTTTGCGATTCCGTCTAGTATTGTTAAGCGAGTAGTTGAACAAATCAAAACAACAGGGCGTGCTCAGTATGCTTGGATGGGTGTCGTTGTCCAAGATGTGACAGAAGAGATTGCTGATAGTCTTGGTTTGGATAAGGAGCGCGGGGCTCTTGTCACAAACGTTGCACCAAATGGTCCAGCGCAAAAAGCACAGCTTCAACCGGGAGATGTAATCCTTTCATTCAATAATCACCAGGTTCCAAATTATGAGAACTTTCCAAGGATGGTAGGTGAAACACGCATTGGAACCGTAGCGCCAGTAAAGATTTGGCGGAAAGGGAAAGAAATTAATTTAAAGCTAACACTGGAAGAATACCCAAACAAGGAGGGTGTCGCCGAGATGGTGATGGCTAAGAAGAAAGCTGCTTCTCAGGAGCCCGAAGCGGGAGAATTTTTAGGTATTTCTGTTGGCCCCATTACAGAAGAAATACGTAAGAAGTTAAATATCAGTGATGATGTTAATGGAGCCATTGTTTTCAAGATAGATTCAGGAAGTGTTGCTTCTAAGAAAGGGATCCAAGTGGGAGATTTAGTGGTTGAGGTCAACCAGCATCCCATATCAGATCATCGCCAGGTGTTGCAAAAAATATCAAATGCCATGGCTAAGGGTAATAAAACTGTACTGCTTAAGATTCTTAGAGGACAGAAATCTGTATACATAGGCCTTCCACTCGACAACGACAGATAACGAATTTTGTCAAAAAACATTCTTATTATTGTGGGGCCAACTGGAAGTGGAAAGTCTGCCTTGGCCCATGATTTGGCTGAAGAACTTGAAGGAGCCGTTCTCAATGCAGACAGTCAGCAAATTTACAGAGAGTTATCTGTATTGTCTGCACGCCCTTCGGAAAATGAGTACAGGAATGTTCCTTATAAATTGTTTGGCCTTTATTCAGCTGAAAAAAACACCTGTACGGCTGGGGAGTGGCGACAGCTCGCATTGAGAGAAATTAAGAATTCTAAGGAGAAAAATCAACTTCCAATAATTGTTGGAGGAACGGGATTCTATATATTTACGCTTTTAAATGGTATTTCGCCGGTGCCGGAGGTATCAGAGAAAATTAGGCGTGATACAGAGGATCTTCTCAATACGATGGGGATTGAAGCCTTTTATAAGGAACTCTGCATTCGGGATTCTCAGATAGCTCGCAAGCTGAAGCCAACAGACAAAAGAAGACTCTTGCGTGCATGGGAAGTCCTGGAGGCAACAGGTAAGTCTCTTGCCTATTGGCAAAGCATACCTGCTGATACAAGTGATATAGCAGCGTATAACTTTGTTACTGTTTTATTAGCGCCAGAGCGAAAAGAGCTCTACGACTCTATTAATGCGCGTGTGCTCAGTATGATTGAGCAGGGAGCTGTCGAAGAAGTAAAAGGCCTAGAAAGAATTCCAGATGCTCACCCGGTTACAAAGGCAGTTGGTGTCAAAGAGATTAGAGCGTTTTTGAAGGGGGCTACGTCTTTAGAAGAAGCAATTGAAGAAATGCAAAAGGAAACGAGGCGTTATGCCAAACGTCAATATACGTGGTTTCGCCACCAGTTGCAGCCATCACTTGTAATCCCCAATGCATATATCCAGAAGGATCGTAAAGGATCCCAAAAAACTAGAAACGAAATCAAAGAGCTACTTTAGTAAGCTGCTTCAGTTGTTTCTCAGTACTAACAACAAACAAACTTACTAGTGCTTCGAGATGTTTTGTTGATAGCTTTGAAGATCAACCGCTATCTGCAGCTTTATATCTTGGGCAATTTGTCTGAGGGTTTTTGCTTTTGCATCCTCTGCGGCAACAACAGTCGCATATGGGGCACCAACTATAGTGTTGAAGTTAGAGGTGGCAGTAAGGGACTTGGACGCAATTGGTTTATCCGTTTTTTGATCTTTGAGGACATAAATTGCCGTTAAGGTAAACTCTGTTCTTGAAGAGGTTGCGTCCTTTAGGATTCCAAGATGGACTTTATTTTCCTTTAGTCTTACTGACAGAATATATTTAGGGTGTATTGGCGCACCAGTGGGGGAGAGTAGGGTAAGTAGATGGTTGTGGAGCTCTTGTCCAGTTCGATTAGGGATGTAGTCTATTTTGACATGAGAGAGAGCTGTGACTATTTCCTTTTTGTCTTCGGTGAAAGATTTATTAAGCGGCTTAAAACCACAGCCTGTTAAAAATGCACAAAGGATAAGGGAGGGTACGATTCTATACAACGACATTGACGACTCTATTTGGAATTAAAACAACTTTTTTAGGCTTATTTCCGGAGAGCGCTTTTTGCACTGTATCCATATTAAGAGCCCGATCCGTGACGATTTCCTTGGCAGCATCCTTTTTAATATCTAGTGTTCCGCGTAGCTTACCATTAACTTGTATGGCTAGGGTAATGATTTCTTCCTGGATGAGATTTTTATCTGTTTTTGGCCAAGGAATTGTATCTAAAAATGAAGAATGTCCAAGTTTTTCCCATAACTCAGAGGCAAGATGTGGTGTGAATGGCGCCACAACGATAACGAGGGTCTCGATAGCGTGTTTTAGGGCCTTTGGATCGATGGAACCAGAAGAAACGTGTTTTTGAATTTCATTGGTAAGTTCTCGAATATTAGCCAACACCTTGTTGAAATGGGAACGGTCAAAGTTATAGGTGATATCGGCAATATACTTGTGGGTTTTCTTTGTGAGTTCTAAACATTCAACGTTGGAATTAGGATTCTTATTTATCAATTGAATCGATTGGTTAACCAAGCGCCACAGGCGATTTATATAGCGCCAGGCTCCTTGAACACCTTCTTCAGACCAGTCTAAATTTCGGTCAGGAGGGGTGTCTGATAAACTAAAAAGCCGTGCAGTGTCAACGCCATACTCACTGGTGATAACTGAAGGATCCACAACATTGTTTTTAGATTTACTCATTTTTTCAGATCGTCCCACCATTACAGGTGAATCATCCGAAATTTTCACATATGAGTCACCTTTTATACGCTTTACTTCCTCGGGGTAAAGCCAAGTACCATTTTTATCTTGGTAGGTGTGATGACAAACCATGCCTTGAGTAAGAAGCTTCTTAAATGGTTCAGAATTTTCAATATATCCGCATTCTTTAAGGGCTTTTGTAAAAAAGCGAGCATAAAGCAGATGGAGGACGGCATGTTCAATTCCTCCAACATAGTCATCTACAGACATCCAATAGTCGACTTGCTTTCTATCAAAGGGAGCATTTTTGTCATGGGGAGAACAAAAGCGGAGAAAATACCAGGATGATTCAAAGAAGGTATCAAACGTATCCGTTTCACGTTGTGAGGGTTCAGAACATTTTGGACAGTTCACATTTATCCATTCTTGACAGTGATCAAGAGGGTTTCCAGGCTTATCCAAGGAGACATTTTCTGGAAGCAGGATAGGGAGATCTTCATCGGGAACGGGAACAGGACCGCATTTTGGACAGTGGATAATGGGAATTGGACAACCCCAGTATCTTTGGCGAGAAACTCCCCAATCCCGCAAGCGGTAGAATGTCTTTCTTTTTCCTAACTTCAATTTCTCAAACTGATTAATGGCTTCTTCTTTTGCCTTTTCAACATTCAGATCGTTGAGGAACTCCGAATTAATAAGAACGCCATTTCCTGTGTAAGCTGCTGTTTTTTCGAGGATCTTCTGATTGTCAGCTTGCTCGGGAGATTCAATTACTGGAACAATGGGAAGATCATATTTAATAGCAAAATCAAAATCGCGCTCATCGTGAGCGGGGCACGCAAAAACAACGCCAGTTCCATAGTCCATAATGACAAAGTTTGCAATATAGATAGGAAGTTGTCTTTCCTTTAAGAAGGGGTGTTGAGCATAATATCCGGTAAATACACCCTCTTTCTCGACCATATCTTGAGTTGCTTGGTCTACCCCTTGTGTGTGGAATTTCTCGATGAGGCTGGCTATTTTCTTGCTTTCTTTAGAAAGCTCGTGTGAAAGAGGGTGATCAGGAGAAACAGCAATAAAAGATGCCCCAAATATGGTATGGGGACACGTTGTGAAGACCTCAAGGTCTTTTATTGAGAGCTTCTCAGCTTTAACTATTGGAAATTGAATAAGGGCTCCGTGAGATTTCCCTATCCAGTTCTCTTGCATCACCTTTACGCGCTCAGGCCAATTAGGAAGTTTTTTGAGGTTCTCCAAGAGTTCTTCAGCGAAAGAAGTTATTTTTAAAAACCATTGGGATAGGAGTCGACGTTCAACGGGGACGCCGGACCTCCATCCACGGCCATCAACAACTTGCTCGTTAGCCAAGACAGTATTCTCTTCAGGATCCCAATTTACCCACGCTTCTTTTTGGTAGGCTAAACCCTTTTTAAAAAAATCTAAAAAAATTTGTTGTTCATGCGCGTAATAGTTGGGAGATGAAGAAGTTATTTCTCGGGACCAATCGTAGGAAAAGCCCAGGGATTTAAATTGCTCTTTCATAATCTGGATGTTTTTCTTTGTCCAGACCTGAGGGGAAACATGATGTTTAATTGCGGCGTTTTCGGCTGGCAGTCCAAACGAATCCCATCCAATTGGATGCAAAACATTGTATCCACATGCTCGTTTATAGCGAGCTATAACATCTCCGATGGCATAGTTACGTACATGCCCCATATGGAGCACACCGGATGGATAAGGAAACATTTCAAGCACGTAGTGCTTTTCTTTCGAGGCATCTTCACTTGCTCGGTAAAAGTTGCCCTTATCCCAAACATTTTGCCACTTTGGCTCAATTTCTTTAAAGTTGTAAGAATCCATAATCTTTTTTGGAAGTTTTATGCATTATCAGAGCCAATTCTGAGTTGTCTTGCCCGTAAGAGGATTGCCTCCTCTAATTTTTGAGCCATTTGGTCTTCTACTGGGGCATCTACCCAAGCATTTGTATCATCCATTATCTGTTTAAATGCAGTTAATCGGAGTCCATCTGATCTTAATTGGCGACTCAAAATAATAACGTCTATTTTATAACGTTCACCAGGCGTTTGTGGGGGAGAATACCAATTGGTTATAATAACTCCGCCAAATGGATCGGCCGAAGACAAAGGCATAAAGGATAGAGCATCAAGCGAAGCGTGCCAGAGATAGCTATTCACGCCAATACCAGAAACGTCATCGTCTGTTTTAGACTTTGCTCCCAGAGAAAAAGTATCTTCTCCAAAAAGTTTTCCAAAGCCTCTCTTTCTTTGCTGTTCCGCACTCTGCGGTACTTCCGTATCGTTAACTTTGACATCAGAACAACTTGTTAAACAGATGAGTGAAAAAATATATAATAGTCTGTGTTTCCGCATGCGTACTTCCTCAAAATAATATTATTACAGCAACTCATAACACAAAATAGCAAAACACAAAATAAAAAAAAGAGGAGCTTAGCCCCTCTTTTCTTAAACTTCTAAATTTAAATTAGAAAGAAATTTTCGTACCTAGAATAAATACTGATCCTGTATTGGATTTCTTTCCTGGTGTTCCTAAAGCTGTAGGTACTGGTGCGGAGGATGCTCCCGAAGCGAAAACAGCCGTTCCACCGTTAACTGAGGCATCTCCACCTGTAGCAGCTTGTGGTACTGTGAAACGAATGAAGTCTGCTTCAGCATACACACCTAAGCCTGGCGCGAGTGTATGATCTGCTGTGAAGGACCAGAACTTGCCCTTAGCATCTGACGCTCCAGTAGCAACTTTCGTTTTAGATTGTTGGTAACCTACTGTAAACTTACTGGCTTCGTAAGTGTAGCCAAGTGCAAAACTCCATGCCTTACCTGCATCGGTACCAAGCGACCTCAGCGAGTCTACAAGAGTTGATTTTTTGTTGTCAATGTAACCTGCACCAAATTGGAAATCTCTATATGTGACAAGACCACCAATTTGATATGCTCGAACTTTAGCAGCATTTTCCTCAGTGCTAGCTTTTGAATCACCAGACAAGAAAGCTCCTGTGGCGCTTACACCTACTTCATCAAATGCGTGTGTGTAGTTCAACGCACCACCAAAGTTCTTACGAGTAATGACATTAGATACCGTAGAAGACGTATCAGCTGATTGAGTAAGCGGCTCTGCGCCTTCATGTCGTGACGATGGCGTGAAACTCAAACCGAATTGGAATCCCGCAACTCGTGGTGTAAAGTAACTCATCTTTGTTGCATCACCAGGATCACCGACCATGCTGTCACCAGCGAATACACCAGCTGGCTGCGTGAACGCATCAAGCCAACTTCCGTCGAAACCACCTGTTCCACCGATAACGTTCACGGCGTCAACCATCATAAGGTCTTGAGCACCAATGGTGTCACCTAATTGCAAGGCACCCCATGATCCTTTGAACTCAATACGGTTTTCGGAAACACTTGTTGA
The sequence above is drawn from the Alphaproteobacteria bacterium genome and encodes:
- the hflC gene encoding protease modulator HflC — encoded protein: MKQSTVIIALISIGVLFVLGTSTFFTVHQTEQALVLQFGDPIRTIDEPGLKMKIPFVQNVVYYDKRLLALDVPSEEVIALDQKRLVADMFLRYHIVKPLRFFQSVGTEEMAKTRLAALMVGSLRRILGQVPLGTMLSKKREDIMDQIQQEVNTAAQQFGLSVTDVRIKRADLPKANSEAIYARMNSEREREAKEFRAQGMEISEVIKARAEREQTVILAEAERDAQILRGEGDKKSVEVYGKSFGKDPDFFEFYRSMEANKAALGNDKTTFVLSPQSDFFKYFGTSKKGNRR
- a CDS encoding Do family serine endopeptidase, whose translation is MGLKLYRFLGVVFCFAMLVFDVCAADRPQSFAKTAERALPTVVNISTKHMSRAAMADMKNLPQFGHLGDLLKEFLEFHHSRPREISSLGSGYIVDPKGYVVTNRHVIAKADEITVILNDGSEHDAKIIGVDSRTDVAVLKIEPEKPLPSIEWGNSTEARVGDWILVIGNPFGLGGTVTAGIISSRARDISSQAGDIALTKYVDNMIQTDAAINLGNSGGPMFDMNGNVIGMNVAIFSPSGGNVGIGFAIPSSIVKRVVEQIKTTGRAQYAWMGVVVQDVTEEIADSLGLDKERGALVTNVAPNGPAQKAQLQPGDVILSFNNHQVPNYENFPRMVGETRIGTVAPVKIWRKGKEINLKLTLEEYPNKEGVAEMVMAKKKAASQEPEAGEFLGISVGPITEEIRKKLNISDDVNGAIVFKIDSGSVASKKGIQVGDLVVEVNQHPISDHRQVLQKISNAMAKGNKTVLLKILRGQKSVYIGLPLDNDR
- the miaA gene encoding tRNA (adenosine(37)-N6)-dimethylallyltransferase MiaA — protein: MSKNILIIVGPTGSGKSALAHDLAEELEGAVLNADSQQIYRELSVLSARPSENEYRNVPYKLFGLYSAEKNTCTAGEWRQLALREIKNSKEKNQLPIIVGGTGFYIFTLLNGISPVPEVSEKIRRDTEDLLNTMGIEAFYKELCIRDSQIARKLKPTDKRRLLRAWEVLEATGKSLAYWQSIPADTSDIAAYNFVTVLLAPERKELYDSINARVLSMIEQGAVEEVKGLERIPDAHPVTKAVGVKEIRAFLKGATSLEEAIEEMQKETRRYAKRQYTWFRHQLQPSLVIPNAYIQKDRKGSQKTRNEIKELL
- a CDS encoding leucine--tRNA ligase, with the protein product MDSYNFKEIEPKWQNVWDKGNFYRASEDASKEKHYVLEMFPYPSGVLHMGHVRNYAIGDVIARYKRACGYNVLHPIGWDSFGLPAENAAIKHHVSPQVWTKKNIQIMKEQFKSLGFSYDWSREITSSSPNYYAHEQQIFLDFFKKGLAYQKEAWVNWDPEENTVLANEQVVDGRGWRSGVPVERRLLSQWFLKITSFAEELLENLKKLPNWPERVKVMQENWIGKSHGALIQFPIVKAEKLSIKDLEVFTTCPHTIFGASFIAVSPDHPLSHELSKESKKIASLIEKFHTQGVDQATQDMVEKEGVFTGYYAQHPFLKERQLPIYIANFVIMDYGTGVVFACPAHDERDFDFAIKYDLPIVPVIESPEQADNQKILEKTAAYTGNGVLINSEFLNDLNVEKAKEEAINQFEKLKLGKRKTFYRLRDWGVSRQRYWGCPIPIIHCPKCGPVPVPDEDLPILLPENVSLDKPGNPLDHCQEWINVNCPKCSEPSQRETDTFDTFFESSWYFLRFCSPHDKNAPFDRKQVDYWMSVDDYVGGIEHAVLHLLYARFFTKALKECGYIENSEPFKKLLTQGMVCHHTYQDKNGTWLYPEEVKRIKGDSYVKISDDSPVMVGRSEKMSKSKNNVVDPSVITSEYGVDTARLFSLSDTPPDRNLDWSEEGVQGAWRYINRLWRLVNQSIQLINKNPNSNVECLELTKKTHKYIADITYNFDRSHFNKVLANIRELTNEIQKHVSSGSIDPKALKHAIETLVIVVAPFTPHLASELWEKLGHSSFLDTIPWPKTDKNLIQEEIITLAIQVNGKLRGTLDIKKDAAKEIVTDRALNMDTVQKALSGNKPKKVVLIPNRVVNVVV
- a CDS encoding DUF3576 domain-containing protein; its protein translation is MRKHRLLYIFSLICLTSCSDVKVNDTEVPQSAEQQRKRGFGKLFGEDTFSLGAKSKTDDDVSGIGVNSYLWHASLDALSFMPLSSADPFGGVIITNWYSPPQTPGERYKIDVIILSRQLRSDGLRLTAFKQIMDDTNAWVDAPVEDQMAQKLEEAILLRARQLRIGSDNA
- a CDS encoding porin, producing MTKKLLGTTALMAVSFVAAQEVSAAAVAPALSISGNARFQAMGVKNSAKGSSAADGDAAANPRNGVGSYGFTQTGEMRFAVAGMAKNGLEYNYLIALSGNTGSSTSVSENRIEFKGSWGALQLGDTIGAQDLMMVDAVNVIGGTGGFDGSWLDAFTQPAGVFAGDSMVGDPGDATKMSYFTPRVAGFQFGLSFTPSSRHEGAEPLTQSADTSSTVSNVITRKNFGGALNYTHAFDEVGVSATGAFLSGDSKASTEENAAKVRAYQIGGLVTYRDFQFGAGYIDNKKSTLVDSLRSLGTDAGKAWSFALGYTYEASKFTVGYQQSKTKVATGASDAKGKFWSFTADHTLAPGLGVYAEADFIRFTVPQAATGGDASVNGGTAVFASGASSAPVPTALGTPGKKSNTGSVFILGTKISF